TTTCAAATGAACTCAGTTTTGCATACTGAAATTGCGAGACATTTCATTACTCATAAACACTGTGCGGGAAATTATACACTGTGCGTTCCTTTACACTCGTACAAGTCAGTTCAATTGATCCACAATATTGAGAAGGCACGTTGCTGTTGACAGCAATTAAATGTCCTCACTCATTTCCAAATGTGTAACAAAGGTTAAATCGCACACATTCTCAGAAGGGCTGTGAGACTGCAATTTCTTCTTATCCGAAAATCCTAAAAGTCAAATAGTTTCAAATCGTTCCGCAACATATGCCAAAGAAATGTTGGTATTTAAATTTACAAGATCAGCGATAACATTTGGAACGTAAACTCAATTCGTAATTGCTAAAGATGAGATCTCGCTATACAACAATCCAAGGGAACCAAGCAACCAACAAGGACATTAgccagctgctgctgctgttgagaAGCATCCTTTGTTGCATGTGTAAGCAATGCAAGGCGGAAAAGTGGAAATGGATTGGGCTGCTTTTAATTGCTCCTAATCTGAAGTGGCATTGTTTTTGGGTAAATGAAAATTCAATAATGCAGTAGTTGTTGTTTCTtatcaaatttatttgttttttttcgttCTTTATTCAATGACTGAGTCGCTTCAGCATCTATAAGAGCGTTTGTGTGTATGTACAATAACAAATTGCATTAAGATTTAATAATACACATGTAGTATGACTAATGTATGGCTAAGGATCTATGCTAAACGCCGGCCCAGACCCATGGGACCAACCGGCTTCCTAATAATAGTTTTAACATATTTAGGCACAATTTGTTTATGACTTACAATGGTAATAATACAATTACACTTATTAGATAGGTAGCTAGTAAGTATGTATATCGATTGAATTATAATTTATTACAGCTAAGTCCATTGctacaaaaataatttgtttaaattcttGAGAGGTACACACGATTCGCATTGTGGGCGTATGCGAAGGAGTTGCTTATTGGCTATTGGCTCCTCCTTACCTTAGAATGCTACGAAAAATGACtaaattgttgttgcttctgCTACTTGTGCTTGGTGGACCACACATGTCCCCTTCTGGCTTGCCATTAAACTAACACTGAACATTCGAAAATAAATAGAAGACTAATTttgtaaaagcaaaaaaaaaaaattatcaaaaagataaataaaataagtaaCACGCCAGAATGCCTCTGCTTCACATTGGATGCTGCACCAGGTGATGGGGATGTGCGTGATGCGCCGTCGTCTGCTGCATTAGATGATTTGCCGCCTGGGCGGCATGACCCCACATAGAAATGTTCTGCGGTGGTAGTTCGGCGACTTTGTGCTTAAGAGATGCCGGTTCCTCAATTTCTCCGCGTTTCGATTTATAACGGCGATtttgaaaccaaatttttacttgTGTAGGCGAGAGGTTCAGCTTTTGTGCTATGGCCTCCCGTTCGGCCCCTGTTAGATATTTCTTCATGCGAAATCTACACTCAAGCTCAAGGACCTGGGCCTGAGAAAAGAGTACGCGTGGTTTACGTTTCGAACGGGGCTTTCCGTTTTTCCTTAACTCCGATTTTGAGGATGTGACTTGAGAAATATCTTCTGAAAGCAAAAGAAGAGGAGAACAGGTAAAAAGGATGcttatttatacaaaaatatatatatttttttataaaaatcagaaCTAGGATTCTGACAGTAACTGCACAACGTTTccgtcaaaaaattttgaaaacagacaaaacaagtaaaaacgtgttaagttcgggcgggccgactTGTTgaaacacaccaccatggattcttcgttaaatgtacacaaaattaaatttgttgaaaggcataattttactttacataccaaatttctgccaaaccaggccaagcttctaggaaccgaacaaggataatcgagagatcgggttatatgggagctacatcagattaaagatcgatttggaccgtacttgacacagaacTCGgagaaatcagacaaaaattacgggGCACAAGATGTcatcaataagatgtatctgtgcaatattgtaGGCGGCTAGCTTATATGTTGAACCGCTATTGTGCTTcgcggacggacgcacatggctagatagactcaaaatgtccagacgatgaagaatatataagaacattatggggtcgcagatcaatatttcgagtttttACAAACGGGataactaggttagtatacccccatcctatagtggtggatataaaaatcggACTGCTTTTAAAAGGCAACAAAAATAAAGTCAAACattacatcgggagatcgatatatatggcacctatatccaaatatataccgatctaggcTATATTGAAGAACCTTATACGAACAACCTATTTCCTATAAAGCTAGCGATCTGAAATTTGCACTACAGGCTTCTAGTAGGTAAAAAACTCTATCACAGAATTATCGTGAACATTGTTCCATGTttaggtatagcccccatatagcgaGTTCACCTATTTTGAAGAGTTTGGCCGTATTTTTCAAACGAATGCTTCTGTAATTTGGCATTTTGGCTTTTCAGAGAACAAAAAATATGTGAACCAAATGTTATCAAGATAGGcctatgttttgttatagcccACATTAAGCGCTACCACTCGATTTCACCCATTTCGCAAGATATGACcgcatttttcttaaaattatcgCTATAAAGTGGCATTTTGGCTTCTCAGAGAGCAAAAAATATGCCAACCAAAAATTATCCAAATAAataggtttatgttttgatatagcccacatttAGCGGTACCACTTGATTGCACCTATTTTGAAGGGTTCGGCagtgtttagaaaaaaatgttacaacAATGccttccgatttggaacattttTAATAGTTTGTattctttaaagaaatttgaatgTTTAACTGGTAAACAAACGGGTGAATTAagcaaatttaatgaaattttcaacagggACGATAGGGACAGGAAACGATGCCATATTTTTTtccgctcttttgacatttctcttcagtaagtttagccatttcatgatggaaataTTTACGAGCCAACAACCAGTGGACATTGTTATAATTTACTATagaaattcggagtcagtggcctcaacgTTAAGAGCGCAACGTCCAATTAATGGTCGTCATAATTGTCCTACCAGATCAATAATTAAGCGGCTAGTGGAAAAATTGTAATCCACAGGCCCAGTACAAAATATATAATATGCGTTATTGGGCAGACAGCAATCAACACGTACTCCCGAAcaaattacggtttggtgcgaTTTATATTATACAAAttgacggatatggctaaatcgactcgaatgtcaagacaatcgagaatatatatactttatggggtctcagatcaacatttcgatctgagccctatcctatggtggtgaattGAAAATAAGcagcaaaattacaaaataatacagtcaaaatttaattttttctaggaAAAGCATTTATCGAAATactgtttttagagaaaatttataaaaggaCAACATATATTTCAGGCGTTTCGGAGACATTTGGTAACTCCAACATTTACAACAAGGACTGGCTCTAAAAAGCGGCAATACCGTCAATAGCCTATTTAGCAAGACTAACACCTGGATAAGGAAAGAGGAAAAATCTAACGTGGTGTACTCGATAAGCTGCGATGGGGACAAGTCCAATTTATGTCCAATGGCATATCTTGGCACTACAAAAACATAACTAACACCCCAACTGAATGGGGTGAACCACACAAAACGGATACAGACCATTGTGCACCAATGTATAGAAACTCAATACAAAAATATAAGCAATAGACAAATATAAGCAATAAACAATAAGCTTCAGTCATTCTTGTGTGGTGTAAGAAATAAGTTCATCtgttttaaaatgtaatttctGTTTCAAAAGTtacattttaatcaaatttatatttttgtttcggtaaatgcaaatgcaaatttcgcccatgaacattccattaaggaacaggggctaacttcacacatatcaatgagtgcagtccgatttaagtttaagctcaatgataaggggcctccttttttatagccgagtccgaacggcgtgccgcagtgcgacacctcttcggagaaaagttttacatggcatagtacctcacgaatgttgccagcattaggaggggaaaaccgccgctgaacattttttctgatggtctcgccaggattcgaacccaggcgttcagcgtcataggcggacatgctaacctctgcgctacggtggcctgtgcTTTTGTTAAATTCTGTTTTATGTTACTATTTATAATCTTTTTAGTTATCCATTCCCTGATGAAGATTGCCTATGGTAATCGAAATACaggataaattttaaataaaacaattgaTAAAAAAAGCAACGATATCTGTTTTTAGTAATTGTAATGGCCTCAAGCCGAACTATCCacgaaattataataaaaaggtcaacaatacgcaatataataacaaaatgtttttgttgtgttgtctttaaagaatctttcaataatattttcacaaaactatccttgaaatttaaaaaaaaatagaaaatttaacaaaagttttgtcttaaaaaaatcattaaaatgttgtcttaagaaaaaatgtcataaaattttgtctgtcttttttaaaattgCATAGAAATTCTGTTTTTGAAATAATTGTATTCAAATCTTGTCaatatgtagaatttcgaccaaaagcCATACATATTTTAGGAGTCATAGAGGAGATAtacgttcaaaatttttagaagatcggttgataaatgctctTGAgtaggctctagaagtgaaaattaaaTTCTCTGGTGATcagaagagtcataagagaaacctttgTGCTTAGTAGCACGaggatcggttgacaaatgacgatataatagCAGTATTAATCTAAAtaagacgaacatatatgtaaaatgggagctatatccaaatacggaccGATTTCTTCTAATTTCAAAAGAGACAGATGGAgtaggctctagaagtgaaaattaaaTTCTCTGGTGATcagaagagtcataagagaaaccttcgtgctTAGTAGCACGaggatcggttgacaaatgacgatataatagCAGTATTAATCTAAAtaagacgaacatatatgtaaaatgggagctatatccaaatacggaccGATTTCTTCTAATTTCAAaagagacagatggacagaccgaCAAACTAACTAACGGACCCATAGACAGtaagtaaaaattaaaacctCATCTAAACTGTAAGTATCGACAAGGCTTCGAGCATCTACAAACTCTATGTTAGAACAAGCGCACAAGTCCAAAGGgcattaagaaaaatatttctgattttaaaaataaattataacagTCGTATATTTATAAATAGATCTAATGTGCAATTGACAAAGATATCGCAATTTAAAAAAGTCCGACAAAAATGCATTTGatcttaaacaaataaaaacgtgctaagttcggtcgggcccaatcttataaaccctccaccatgggtcgcatttgagCTATATCGTGTTTTGAAAAGATTTGGGCCaaacttggcttggatgttggtgCCCATAGTGAATGCCATTGcgcaaaacttcaaccaaatcggataagattgcgCCCTAAAGGGACTCAAGAGgtaacatcgggagatcggttttatgagagctatgtatttatatcaggttatggactgattcagaccatattagacaagtatgttagaggtcataaaaATGCCATCTATGGCCGCGCACACTTTCATATGGAAAAGTTATCGCTGCCAATTAACATTTTAAGCAAATACTCACTTTTTCGACTTAAATCCGCTGTTCTCGCTACCAATGATGCCTGATCGTATAGGGGGCCACCTGTAAGGCCTGCCGAAATATTTCGCAACGAATTTGAATTGTTGGCCGTTTCCATTAGAGAGTGTAACGAGGTGGGTGCAGGATTGACTGGAGACTTCTTTTGACCCGATGAGGGAGTATTCAAATCCACCTCAGTCGAACTGTTGAGATCCAGTGTGGGCGAGGGCGTCACATAGGGCGTGGGGACATATTCACTTTTCACACTATTTGACTGCGTCAAATCGATGTGGGCCATGTGCGGAGGTAGCGAAGTTGAGAGATTCTGTGTTCCATTGTGACTGGGGAAAGGTTCAGCTCCGTAACCGGGATACTGATGATATATGGACTGGGCGTTTTGGGCGGCAGGATAACCAGGTGGCTGATATGTGGCAGTGGGGGGAACATAATATTGGTGGGCGGCCGCAGCGGCTGCAACAGCTGCCGTGTTGTAGCCCTGATAGCTTTGATGGTGATGTGTTGAGGAAGCAGCGATTGCGGCAACAGCCGTAGCGGCAGTCTGATGCGTATGAGGAGCATGTGTTATGAGGGGCGTTGTGTTGTAGTCCTGATAGCTGGGATAAAACTGGGCCGGTGAGTGGCCGCTACTCGCAGGCGGTAGGTGGTGACCATGTGGCACCATGGGTGACAATGTGTGGGCAGGATCGTAGCCACGGGTATCGTAGTCGTTCGAGTAACCAGAGTTGGCCTGTAAAGGGCTAAAAAAACAAGACAAGaacaatttaaacaaatattgaaTGGGAAATCTGTAACAAAATGTTTTCCCAGTTTCCTgggaaattttataatttaaccCGCTGAGAACACATGGTGATTGGCCAAGCGCCCACACATGTCCAACAGCACGCACAACCGCACCATAGGCACCAAAATAAGAAAGTCTTGCGAAAATGTTGTCACTTTTGTCGCACGGTTTTGGGCAATTGTTTGATAGATGCTTACTCGAACATCGTTTCACGCTTAATCATGGCTTTTTGTTTGTGAATGACATTCCATCACTCACAACCGCCTATTTAGAAAACAACAGAGCGACAATGAAAGTTGGGAAAAGTAACAGCAACCAGGGCGCAGGCGCACAAGAAGCAACGCACCAACATGTGCCTATGAAtgggctgctgctgctggagAGTGATCGTTCAATACTAACCGTCCGTCTTTGGTCGCAACAACAACCAAACTGGTCATCTCCGGCCAAAAAACCTCGTCGACTACCTTCGTTCGGTGATCAATGTTATTTCTAGTGTGATCTACCCATGCATATGTGTGGCTGGGCTCACTCACTGCCTGACTGGCTTAGTGTCCGTCTCTTCGTCGGTCCGTCCGGCACTCTCTGAGGGTGTATGAGATGTCTACTCGCATATACGTGCATGTGCGGCTGTGTAtttgtatattatttttattattattatttttttttgtgtttcttcCAAAAGATCAGcagaaacaaaaattattataattcTCCCATAatgatttgacaaaaattaaaagtaaacattcataaaacccaaaaaccaaaaataaacgtTTATGGCACAAAATGATTTTGGACGTCTGTTGTCGTTGCCGTTGCCATTGCCATTGTCGTCACATTCTCAGTCTTCGATGTTGATGTATCTTTTCTTCCATCCGATTCTTTGCAGCGTTTTCTGTTGCTGGCTACGTTTGACTGACGTCCTTTCTCCTGCTCGTTAGCATACTGTCATAGTACAGTGGTACGGAGGAGGCAAGGCAACAAAGCATTGATATACTCTCAGGTGAAGCTTCGGGGTAAGTTAAACCTTCACAGTGCATATATTCATATCTACAGTTCCGCGAATTAGTGTTCGCATGGAAGTTCATATAGGGCTACTTTTTGTGCGATTTTTGAAAGTAGTTATTACTTGCGTCGCTTTTTTACTCTTCCCTAAATGATTgacaaatatattcaaaaaatatttttcgcattATTTTGGATAATATTTTTGGCTGTGGAGCTTTCTGAGCACGAAGGCCCCTGGACCTCCCTGGGATCAAAAATGCCCTTTTGAGGGGAAGTTCTCCAACCTTGGCCCCGTAGGTCATTCCCGAGTCCATGTTTTTGAATATTCCTAATCGACTCGCCAATACGTTtcattctcacatatcaatgagtgctgcccgattcaagtttttacatggtaactATGACCATATAAGTGTGAGCCAGGCGATACATCATTTTGGGGCtaatatattaattttaatCTTAAGTGTTCTTAGCTAATTTTCCCAATTACatttttcaatcacgaaaatatcAATCACAGATTTTAAAAaggtgatttaaaatttttggaataaaaaaattgcttattaaaattttttgaaatgttcaattaattttttaattgatgcaattaaaaagttattgaaatttccgaaagaaaatttaattggatCTATTTAGAAATTAATAATAGAAATAGGTAAATGATATGttcaaatttttgcgaaaagcaCGCTGTATATGACGCATTCTCGGTTTCGGTGGAACTTGGTACACATACTCGTATGTTAACCACGAATTTGAGTTTTATGTTTGGGTCCATGAGCACTCCTAAGACAAAAAACAACCCCGAGGGATTTTCCATAAATTCCGGATGTCGGGAATGTGTTGATATAAATTTCGCCGATATGTAGGACTACCGTAGGAGTACCGGTCTTCAATATACCCTTCCAATTATATGTTATATGAtgcttaaaataaaacaaacgtgctaacttcggctgggccgaatcttaggaaccaattaccatggattctgcttaaatcaaaaaaaaaaaactgaaaaaaagttcataattatACTTTACgtagaaaatttctgccaaaccaggcaaaatgGAAGCTTCTAGGAGATGTTGAAAGCTGATCGGCTGATGGATTCATATGGGAGACCATAGACTGATTTGGCCAATATttaacatggatgttggaaatcgtaacagaacatcacgtgcaaaatttcaaatttcccaatcggataaaaattgaggtttctagaggctcaagatgtcatatCTGGAGACCAGTTAaatgatttgcaccatacttaacattctggttgaaagtcgtaacggaatactacgtgcaaaatttcagcccaatcagataataattgcagcttctaggggctcaataagtcaaaccgggggatcggttatatggggagctatatccaaatctgaattatgtgtgcaaaatttcaagcggatatctttattcgttcgaccgctatcgtgattttcacaGACGAACCGGCAgacgctagatcgacttagaatgtatACATTTTATAGGCTCCCAGACTATTATTTCAATGTGTTTCGAAcagaatgacttgattagtatacccccatgctatcaTGGTGAGGTTACATTGTCTATATTTAGCGAAAAATATGTTACCACGATTTATACTGGCAATAAATAATATGTTATAGCATTGATATgcatactttttatatgtagataGGATTGCGCCTAGAGATTTAATAATCTAATCGAAAAAGTGTTTATATTGAAGCTTTATCttatacactcaaccaaatttgttattcaaaacagcaggaGCCATTTTCAATAGGATGGACGATCTAGCCAtcaaatcacgctgcagtctttaaaaagagagatattaagctcaaactttgcacatattcttttttgtcatccgacatccttcattaaatttggcctcgatcggtccagatttgaatatagcggccatatagaccgatctctcgatttaaagtcttggcggcataaaagacgcatttataatccgatttcgccgaaatttgacacagtgacttatgtaaagcttttcgacatccatgtcgtatacggttcagatcaatctacatttcgatatagctaccaaaaagaccaataatttgctctacaaaactgaacaataacttgtacttattagactacaatgtccgtgccgaatttggtccaaatcggaccatatttcgatatagctgctataggggcatatattatgcattttcaccggattatgacaagacgtggtttacccgaggtggtgggaatccaaagttcggcccggctgaactttggatacccaccaattttttgtttaattaaaaattgcttttattgtttaattaaaaattgacGAAATCTCAATCATGAATGCTGCAGGTTAAACGTTATTTATTATTACATTAAAGCGGAGTTCGCTAAACGGGTAAATACATTACATCAAAATTCACTTAAGTTTTAAATCCAAtctgaaaaaattcaattagaatcgggattgaaatttttttatttttcaatcaaaaaattaattgaataaatattttttttattgaatctgaAAGTTTTATCAATCACAATCATGTTGGAAAActttgccattttcaattaaaaaattaattgattagatatatttttttctgaatctcaaaacatttttattaaaagaaGTGACTGAAAATGTTATCTTCTCCACTTAAAAATGTATtgcttcaatcatttttttatttaaatcgaaaCACCATACCAACACGTCGTGTTTTGTCATTATCTTCTAATTTTGGAAGCATTTTCTTCTTGGGAAACTACTGCGAAACAGTTATGTactcaaaagaaaataaatcacAGCTATTGTACATTTTTAGGGGCATTTTCTCCTTAGAAAACCACTGTGTAACAGTTATATACTCATTTAATGTAGCAACGATACCAGTTAGGAGCACAATGCCAAGTACCAGATATTCAACACACACGATGATGAGGTAGAAGACGGGGAAGCAAAAGAAGATGCATATGATAGTTGGCCTGTCATCATGTTTTTATAGGATTTCTCATCATTCGGgttattttgaatatttattcaagaaaaaaaaacgtatttgtCAGTTTGCGTACGGGGTAtggtgtccgtctgtctgtctgtccgtctgtctggtccAGTATAGTGTGGTTTGGTGTAAAGCAAATATTATTTTCTTAGGAATTATTCGTGTTGTTCAACCGTTTGttcaagcagcagcagcaccaccaccaGCACCAACAGCGATGATCACTCGATCCAACTGTCCGTCCAACTGTCTAATGTCGTTTGTTAATACACGTTAGAAAAGgcgttattat
This Stomoxys calcitrans chromosome 2, idStoCalc2.1, whole genome shotgun sequence DNA region includes the following protein-coding sequences:
- the LOC106083503 gene encoding muscle-specific homeobox protein tinman; protein product: MLQHQQQTSQVAQGYYDYNQPSPGSITNADSLNNTPFSVKDILNMVNQNEDYESYGTMESPLQANSGYSNDYDTRGYDPAHTLSPMVPHGHHLPPASSGHSPAQFYPSYQDYNTTPLITHAPHTHQTAATAVAAIAASSTHHHQSYQGYNTAAVAAAAAAHQYYVPPTATYQPPGYPAAQNAQSIYHQYPGYGAEPFPSHNGTQNLSTSLPPHMAHIDLTQSNSVKSEYVPTPYVTPSPTLDLNSSTEVDLNTPSSGQKKSPVNPAPTSLHSLMETANNSNSLRNISAGLTGGPLYDQASLVARTADLSRKKDISQVTSSKSELRKNGKPRSKRKPRVLFSQAQVLELECRFRMKKYLTGAEREAIAQKLNLSPTQVKIWFQNRRYKSKRGEIEEPASLKHKVAELPPQNISMWGHAAQAANHLMQQTTAHHAHPHHLVQHPM